The sequence taaacacatgtgtatatatattcacaaagaatatacatatagacttgtattttgtacatatatatataatacatatatatatatatatatatatatatatatatatatatatatatatatatatatatatgtacatatgcatattatatataaacacgtatgtgTATAATACACGCAAATATCAAggtatatacgcacgtatatttttaaatgtatttgtatatatatatatggtcatatttaaacacattatacgtacatacatctatatgtgcatgtacatatatatgcacatatacacgcacacacagacacacacacatatatatatatacatatatatatataactatgtatatatgtatatatatgaatatatatatacatatgtatatgcatacgcatattgATATAgattatatgtcatatatatatttgtatgcatctacatatatatataacatatatatatacttatatatacatatatatatacataatatatatatatatatatatatattaatatatatatatatatatatatatatatatagatatgtatgtatgtatgatgtatgtgtatgtatatatgcatatttattcataaatacacGCGTATGAGTGTAAGTTTACGTTcaagaattatatacatacaaatatatttttagaaatcaaACTTTTTTCCGCATTTCTCTTCAAGTAATGTTTGTGTTTAATTTTTCAAGTTAACTTTGAAGGATCTCTAATGACATTTCTTAAATGGGAAAACAAACCTAGCACTGAgattctgcaattttttttttctaaagttaaatatatatttcttttgttgcttttgaaatttctttttctttttttttgtgaagatatccataattttgtttgtttgtttttgttttcaatgaCTGCTGATTAATTGAACCATTCGCCTtcatcatttaaaacaagattgaGGATTAATGACGATATGTCTTGTTAGGCAATAAAGCAGCAGATCCTATATATGGCACGGCCAGTCGGTGGTGAGGTCACTTAAGTTTTGTTGGCCAATCGAAGCGAGCCTCACAGTGGTGTTGGTTCAGGATTAGAGACGGAAGAATATGGCGGAGGATTGTCGTTGAAACCTTCACGAATGTTAATGTCTGGCCGGAAAAGCAATTTGATTCTCTGAAAAGAAAAGTAGGGAAATGTAGAAAAATACTGAGACATTATTTAGTAGCAatggtataatgatgatgatgatgatgatggtgctaaaaactattattaataataataataataataataataataataataataataataataataataataataataataataataataataataataataataataataataataataataataataataataagatcatgaataaaaaatgattttctaaattataccagcagatgacaaagtttctctaaaagaaatggagaaactctcaaaatacaaagaaatggaaatagaggtaactagaatgtggaatctagaaacagaaacaattcctatcatagtaggtgcattaggcatgataaaaaaatattcagataaatacataataaaaacaccaggactaacaaatgtatataacatacagaaaattacactactgggcactgcacacatcctacgtaaaacactttcaatacagtaaccataagagcatcacagcaaatcacagcacatacccaaggcacacagagctgcaatcagtagtgaagtgaaagcacgctataaaaataaaactactgaataacaacaacaacaacaacaataataataatcgctcAGACATAATGAAGGATTGGAAAACAAAACACCAgcttactgatagacattgcagtcccttctgaccaaaatattATCCATAAACAACTGGAAAAATTTTCAAAGTACAAAGACCTCGAAACTAAAAATCAAGATGTGAGGCATGAAGATGAAAACGATACCAGTAATAACTGGAGCATCGGGCATgattaaaactaaaatatatgaAGCAAAACGGATAAACTATACCTAGATCTTCAACACTACACACTATCCAAAAAAATCACTGCTAGAAACAGCCATATTCTACACAAGACACtgtcaattcaataatacaacctaaacaaaacaattcTCAAACACAAGATACTGTATATAACAAAtagtcaatgaaataaactacCACCATTAGGCTAGATACccaacacattacacacacaacaaacaatagAAACACTAATACAATACAAGTCTGTACCATaccccataaaaaaaaagaaactgacgcaATACAATATCGGGAAGAGTTTGCACATCCCGAACAACAGAAAAGGGTAAACAATACTGGACACAACCCTGCAAGGTATAGCAGGTAACGCAGTAGAAATTTGACTGAAACTACCAAAtattgaataatgataataatgataatgataataataataataataataataataataataataataataataataataataataataataataataataatgataataataataataacaatcgtctttattatagacacaaggcctcaaaGTTGGGAGTGAGATAAGTCGATACCATTTCTCGAATAATTCTTCATTTCGACCATAACGGGATTTTGACTCACAGCACAAGGAACCGAAAGAAATATTACTAAGAATTTGTCCGGATTAATAACGATTCTGACAGTTAGTGCagccagtggctctcatggcttctgatcttaactgattggaagtgttatcatgtacattgttttgtcttggtataaaagatgggctacagcaaatattcggctcaataacacagattttcttatcacttgtttgaccttaatcagttgagcatgtcccgtaatggctgacgatttgtgcatctctgatcacgagcagaaatagtaggGAAGCGTCATGGCCATTTGTTAGGAAATTTTTGGGGCTTaactaattcacttctggaaccatgggtgttttgttcatcgtcCTTGAACAACCCTCATTCAAGgacctttttgagcgggatgagttactcAACCCGAAAAAAATACAATGTCACTATGTCgcgctcatatggttgtgatgcgtctgcctggtgtacccttatcaggtggGTTGTCATAATGAGtacattgggcttcgtatatttgtacctctATGTCACGTAGGCATGCactgctcaataataataataataataataataataataataataataataataataaggatattgataatgatgatgatgatgatgatgatgatgatgatgatggtgatgatgaacaacaaacaacaacaataataataataataataataataaattgacatcatcaccatcatcatcatcatcatcatcatcatcatcatcatcatcatcatcattattattattattattattattaccattattatcggcaggatttgaactgagaatataaagGAAACTCAGTAGACTAAGTTTGATactctactatttctagcaatttaataatttcttttaaattgacAGTTTTAGGTTTGTttggtaaaggaaagaaaagtagtACCGAAGATAATCGGGAGCAGAAAATTAATGGATAACGAAAACTAACGAgtaatgtaaaacaaaacaaaaaatcttaTTGAGCTTTGTTTGATGAAACTGATTGAGAAATTCAGGCCAATCGATCAGACACTAGTAATAAGAATTGgacaaaaaaaaagtatcattTTGAAAGTACAACACTGTTCAGATGAGAGAATAGTTGGAAGCTGTCGaaatgtaaaaaaggagaaatgGCGTGATGTGAGAGTTACAGGTAGAAAATTCGAATAGTTTGGATAAAAACTTGATACTGCAGCAGAAGGAAATACATGTAGAATGAGAAacgtaaagaaaataaaagcaacatgTGTCTGTTTTAGGAGAGAATAAAGAACTTGCAACTGTGATGAATCTTGTGTGAATATTAGCGATAGTTGCATAAAACTATAAGAAATCAAGACCCATTGCTAATTGCATTCGAAATGTGCTTCTCGTTAACATAAGCAGTCATCTACCTCTTGTTCAACGATGTCGATGAAAACATTTACTAAATACTCAACATAATAAAGGATAATGCTTATAttggattataattattataatggttATAATGGTTATATTGGAATATATTGGAATTTAGAACGACCTAAATATTTGTAATGCAAGAATAGACTAAAACGAACAAAATATACTCACTGTTCGGATATTTCCAGGGGTAACTATAAAGATGTACACGGCATAGCCTGGGATAACCAGGATAGAAGAGAGGATCATAACAACACCAATCATATGAGCCCACATTGGGAACTCATATGTCATATATTTTACTGGTACATGTTTGAAAAGCGTAAAGATGAATACACCCTAGTTGAATAaagtaaaacattattattgatgGAATCATAAAAGCCCATAGAACTAAGCATGGAAGTCGTAATTAAACaatttcaataaacacacacacacacacacacacacacaaagcatcatttaaatatgaaatattgattttttgtaaGGCACATATACGTAACGTTTATAGCAAGACTAGAACCGCCAGGCAAACCTTCATTTACCAATGCAGAGGAAACCACAAGATTTCCAATACATTCCGTTCAGAAGTAAACTCAAGGAACTTGACTCTCACCATTTCGGTTCCGGTTCTTTCCATAGAGTTAGTTCTAAATCATTTCTTTAGTGCTTTTTTTATTCTAGAACCTCAAACTTCTGGAACTCCTTCTCTGATTAATTTTCCATATAAATATTGATGACAAAAGCCCCGAACTCCTTTTTCTGGCAATGTGTCTAAGTATAAGAGGGAAGTGTTTTTCCACGCTGACCGCCCCATCACAAGGAAGATGTGGCACAAGGGGTGCATTGCAACTAATCATCACCAATACATAAttgctatttaatttattgtgGCTGGAAAGATGAAATTTAAATTTGGGGTAGGAGATTTGAATTGGAACCAAAAACAGGCATCACTAAAATGGCACAATCGCTGCCGTCCATCATAAACCAGCTTGTCCACTAAACTGCCAAATCTGTCATTCCCTATCTGCCAATTTTCTTATCCACTGACCACCCTTCTCTCCAGTGATCGACCTGATCATGTTATCCTCACGACATGACCAGCCGACTTCTCATCTCAACAATCGGTTATTTTTGCCCAAACACGCAGGAGAAACCCAAAAGTCAAAGATGGTGTATTttagttgttgacagtgactctgTGGTTTCTAGAATGTAAGTCTGAATTATTCAAACGCTGACACATAATATACTGACGTTTGCTAACTAGTGTCACGGAATTGTTTCAAGTGAAGCAGTGGAGGAGATATAGTAGAAAAAGCTACCCCCATGATGACACCGGTATCATTATATTGATTTCCGTTGGATttaactgtgatatatatatatatatatatatatatatatatatatataatatctttattaaatatatatatatatatatatatatatatatatatgtggtgtgtgtggtgttgtgggtgtatacatatataggatagGACTACAacccacagcaggaaatgtattaggacatgaacgTAAAAAacggactagactattttatgtgcaactccattgtctccgagacaaaaggatgccaacagcaacacgcacacacacacacacacacacacatatatatatatatattatatgtatgtatgatattatgtatgtatgaatacgtatgtatgtatgtttgtatgtatgtatctatgaatgtatacatgaacacatgtaaattacatttgtatataaatatgaatatgcatgtatatatatatgtatatagatatatatatatatttatctataattaatatatatatatactatatatatatatgcgtataggtgtatgtatgtcagttttcaaaattatttcaactTTTCTTGCTTATAGAGAAAGCCATTTTCTAACCGAGATCCAAGGCTCATCCATTGGAATTACAACATcgacagggtatgtatgtatgtatgtatgtatgtatgtaaggatgtatgtatgtatgtatgtatgtatgtaggtatgtacgtatgtttgtatgtaaacttctagaaagttttgcacatttttacagttccagtgatggtttggatctgtagtctcggaatcagctttcttctttctgatttTAAGAAGActaatttctgaagattggtatttaggcagtgtgttacatataccagagcctcaataattacaggtataaacctgaaattgtaatctggttagagtaactgcaaatttctcaatagtatatatatacacatatatatgtgtatgtacgtatgtatgtatatatgtacgtatgtattttatatgtgtatgtatcagtgagtgtgtttgtgagtatgtaagtgtgtttgggtgtatataGAACAAACCACAAACCACAACAGTAGCACTATTTACTTACAATACATATCACTGGAACAGTAACAACCCAAGTAATTTTCCAAATAAAATGTGGATGGTAACCGATCATATCTCTCATGTTGTCATAGAAACGGTTGATTcctgaaagaaagaacaaagtgCATTTAATATACATtgcaataaatatgtatgtgtgtgtgtgtctccgtgtctgtgtgtgtgcgcacgcgcacgtgtatatctgcgtgtatgtgtgtgtttgtgtatcttgtatatttatatgtgcgtgcgtgtgcgtgtgtgtgtgtggtgagtgtgcgtgcgtgcgtgcgttcgtgcgtgtgtgtatgtgcttgcgtcTGCGTGTGCAAACAGTCGGTGAGTGAATGATGTAAGATATGTACCAGAATGTATGAGTGCTCGGGAAATCTTCAGAGAGTTTTAAGAATTCAACGACTCACCGTATGACCACGATATTGCAATACATTCAAAGAAGATGAAGAGCAGCAGACATATTCCACTGGCAGAATAATGTTCAAAAATCTGGAAAACGTAGATGCCTCCctgaaatacaaaaagaaaaaatggaccATGAAAccagatgtatacacacaaacacacacatacaggtgccaacgcacgaaactatCGGTCCTTGAGTAACTCCGTTGCTTTTACTAAATATATTCagtaacatatattaatatactagcagtatgacccagcaacgccgggtcatagtgctagtgcatgcatatacagctgcgtgcgtgcgcacatacacgcgagtactgcccaaatctccgaccaatcacatagagctagctggcattcaattggcgtatcaagtttcgggcattttgattgggttttggatagaaaatacacaaaaagtcacttctatagattttttaatggctttgcgggtgactggggaaatgtaaagatatgcacgaccacacctggatggttttgaatgaccatagaaagtgcgagccctctaactgaaaagttgtggatttgtataagggacacacacattttgccgtttatatatgtagagatatatattcttttatttgtttcaggcatttgactgcgtccaCGCTGGAGCagcgccgttagtcgagcaaatcgaccccaggacttattctttttgtaagcttagtaattATCCTATCGGtcgattttgccgaaccgctatgttacggcgaCATAAGcaagccagcatcggttgtcaagcaatggtgggggacaacacagacacaaacatacatatatatatatatatatatatatatatatatacgacgggcttctttctgtttccgtctaccaaatccactcactaggcttttgttggcccgggttatagtagaaggcatttgcccaatgtgctacgctgtgggactgaacccggaaccattgtggctggtaagcaagttacgtaccacacagccactcctgcgcctatatatatatatatatatatatatattatatatataatatatatatatatgtgtatgtgtgtgtgtgtgtgtgtgtgtgtgtgtgtgtgtgtgtgtgtgtgtgtgaattgttgtCGATTTTTTCCTACGTCTTCATTTTGTCTTTGACTGTcgtctgtctcctgtttctgaagaagagctttgctcgaaacataaaactaccttttttccttccctgagcgtctgtcAATACTTTGTATGTACgacgccctcgcgttgttgtttttcttgtgtttttccttcgtttttttttttagtaattatatattatatatatacatatatacaccagagtaagcacataaatttgaaagaaggtggggaaaatagtactcgaataccggaggtagagtaatatactttattattaaagctgcataACCATCACAGAAAACTGCTACTGTTTCCTTTCCTTGTGGCTGGCGGGGtacctttgaaaatatttatgaccAATAGTCAGCGCTGAGCTGTCAACTCCCTTTTGATGTTTATTTAAAATACAGTCTTCtagtctcagatatatatatatatatatttatatatatatgtatgtatgtatgtatgtatgtatgtatgtatgtatgtatgtatgtatgtatggatggatggatggatggatggatgcatgcatgcatgtatgtatgtatgcatatacatatgcacatacatacatgtatatatatatatttattttattttttattttttattttatctagtttcagctcacgagctgtggccatgctggggcaaccgccattatatatatatatatatatattatatatatctatatatagtatataatatatatatatatatgtaagcatatgtatatgtatgtatgtaaatatagtgtttgtgtgttgtttgtttgtttgtctttcttgtgtgtgtgtgtatgtgtgtgtgtgtgtgtctgtgtgtgtgtgtgtgtgtctgtgtgtgtgtgtctgttgtgtgtgtgtgtaatttttataTTCGGATGCATTGAATGCAATAGACTTACCTGAGTAACCATGGTTAAACCTATCAAGAATGAAACAAAGCATACAACAGCGATGAACTTTTCACGTTTTGGACGTAAATGTTCCGGGAATTCGTCTATTAGTGCTGTGAAGAATCCCTCCATTGTACAGAACTAAAAGAGAAACCATAACAACATTATACAACGATCAGTCTTTAGTCTTTATACATTAAACGCTTTTAGTGGCGTTTTGTAAATAGATGCGTACAATTTCAGTTGTCTGACATTAATTTTGGGTATATCATTTCATGGAACTGGATTTTGTGAGAGAAATTTTAGTATTTAATCTTCTGAAGTTTGAACGGTTAATCCTTAAATTTGGAATCCAATAAAATCTACCAAAGTATTATAGTAAACTCAATCGACTACATAGAAAATTGACTCTGATTTTTAAAGTTATAAGCTTACGTACACTGCTTACTATACTTACTTGTTCTGGACACTGTTTTAGACATATTCTGGAAAATATGTTTCAAATAGTTTGACTTTATAAAAAAACAAGATAAGGGAATCGGGTAATTCAgcagaatgagaaaagaaaatatttacctgGCTATCCATACCAAGGAATAAAATCATGAGAAAAAAGAGCACAGCCCATAGTGGCGAGACTGGCAGTTGGACAACAGCAGATGGGTAGGCTAGAAATGCTAGGCCTGGACCTGCAACACAGAACAGACACAAGGTGTAGATAGTATGTAAGACTGATTTCAAGGGCTTCGAACCGCAAATAAAATCGATGATCTATTCTTAGAAAGTTAATCTCAGCACTCAGTACAACCAAACAACGAGGTACTTCGATTTTGATTCTTCTTATTCTCTATGCTGACATTTTTATAACTTTGCCTCACTCACTCTTTTAGATGGAGTACCAGTGCTAGTTTCTGGTGTTTTAAAGTAAGAAGACAGTGGGTTTGAATATTTTGAAACGATTTCTACTGAATCAAAGagaattcttatttatatttaaagttcacatttcactcttttacttgtttcaatcatatgaatgtggtcatgctggagcaccgcctttagtcgagaaaatcgaccccaggacttactctttgtaagcctagtacttattctatcggtcgcttttgccgaaccgctaagttacggggacgtaaacacaccagcatcggttgtcaagcgatgttgggggacaaacacagacacacaaacatatacacacacatacatatttatatatatatatatacaacgggcttctttcagtttccgtctaccaaatccactcacaaggctttggttggactgaggttatagtagaagacacttgcccaaggtgacacgcagtgggactgaacccggaaccatgtggttcgtaagtaagctacttaccacacagccactcctgcgcctattatttctGTAATTGGACATATCAATTATCAATTGTGATCTCAAAGTGCGACGATCCCACTTCATAACTATGATTTCTTGTAATAAAAGATCGAAAGGAATTATGTTAAGTTTCAATCCAAGATCAATTCCTATATACctgactcagccactttgctgaCTGGTTGCTTCTGTTCGTAGGCCATAAAACCAATAACTGAGAAAATAACAAATCCTGAGAATAAACTGGTGGCACTGTTGAGGAAAGATATAATGATGGCGTctctgaaagaaaacaaaaacagttggTATGGAATACAATGGTGGAATACGATCAGACAAGAATCTAAAATGCATTCATGTAAAATATAACATTGTAAACTTGTAGGAAATATAGTTATTAAATTCTATAATTTCGCTATGGctatttatttttcaagcatTGTCTCTGGATATTTCACTATTTATCGCAGTTAatcaattttttccttttcacttaagtaaaaaataaaaaattgttaacAAAGATTATATTTGACACACCTGATGATGGTTTGATTATGTAATATTTAATTGGCTTAACATTTTCCTCCTCGTATTACACATAATTTCATCACATATGCtaaaatttcagttttttaaTTCCAATCTTTGTGAAGAATTTTGTCAATTATTGACAGGCGATCAGTTTGCTTTGAATTAGTTGCTTTGAATGATTGTGTTTGTGCGAGAAAAATGCAGAAACACACATCGTATTTTAAGGGTTTTAGTTATTCACTGAAGAAACAACGAAAAGCAGGGATATGGTTTAATGAGTCATAACTTGAGAGATCCATAATGTAGTTAATCCTTCTTGACAACAGTTCAAAACAAAACTACGTAAAAAATAAGGCAAGGCAATTTTAAAGAAAACCATccataaaatattcttaaaaacttTTTCTGAACCCTACGTCTATTTAAGGCTGGAACTCGAATATATTTTCCATAGCATTACGAAGATGATCGATAAATATTCTCATGACTGTAACATTGATGTTACACGACACGATGAATTGAACAAAAGACCAGCCAAACTCTTAGTCTGTTCTAATGCCGTTACTTACATTGGTGACTTGAATCTCCAGCATGCAGTAGCCATTTTGTTGCATTCGATTAAAAGTTGTTGTTTACAGTATTATCGCTCCGCAAATTAGTCACGTGCTGTATACAGTTGGTTTCTATGCTTAcgatagttttatagatatttttgatattttatcttttatttatttcagccattacactgtggccatgctggggcactgccgtgaagagtttttaatcgaatgaatcgattccagtaGTACTTTTTAAAAAcccggtgcttattctatcggtttcttttgccgaacgacaaagttacggggacgtaaacataacaataccggttgtcaaacggtggtgaaggcacacaaacacagaaacacacacacacacacagacaaggttccatacagtgagactgaacatggaaccatatggttggtaagcaagcttcttacacacacGCCCGTGCCCCTTCTATAGACTAAACCCAGACAGTATCAGCGTTGGATGCTACGCGGTATGAAGCACATGAAAGCCAGCATTCCTTTGTGATAGTTCTTTGGTACTTTATGAAGCAGACCATCTGTACAAGACATACTCGTAAAATATATCTTCCGATGAATTCTCATTTGCAGAAATGACCAAATCAGTGTTTGTTGGCATCGAAAATGTACAAAGATTGTTGTATTTGTTTTAGTAAATTTGTGAGTGGTGGTCAAGTTAGGAGttgtttaattatgaaatatctgAAACATCTAAACGGATTGTTTGATCAGATAAACAAAAAAGaagtagaaataatatatttgtaaatctctTAGAGAGACTtatgtgtccttatgttttcaaaggggaagataagcacctccacccggCCAAACCAgcattcagagactagtttcagagtcattgctcatcatcaccCTGGAGTAACATGGTTTGCTTGAAATATATGTGTTTTCAAAGGCGAATAAGCATCGACatctagcaagccatgctactccagactgatgacgagtaacgactctgaaactagtctctgaatgcTGGTTTGGCCGGGTGGAGGTACTTgtttccactttgaaaacataaggacacaggaaatgtgtcaagtccaacaggaaacggtgcttccaagggctaaataacagtagcagtcttccttttcatgggattgtcacattaagttgacaacatgctatcacttttaaaaacaaagtatttaattattaaattagttttatattgaaactaaaatactcatctatgtatcatattaaatataaatacattgtgtAGAGACAAATTTACTGCGGTATACGTCCAGAGATAACATCTTTTATTAATATTCTGTGCTTAAAAATAGAATACataaattggtggtggtggtggtggtggtggtggaggggatgaAAATCGTCTCAGCAGCGTTTAATGAGATTATTAGATGCATTTCGGATTCGTTGGGCCAAGTAAATGGTGTGTACTGTGGCTGAAATGCATCTGGTTCTGGCTAACCGCTGCTGGGAAGATTTTGGTCCACCATCCACTTCAATATATACTCTACTTTTTAAACACAGGAAGTCCAAAAGATATGTTATCTATGGATGTTTACTGCAGTAAACTTGCCTTTAAAAGATGTTATTTTCACATTACGCATGATGATTGTTATAATTTAATACAACTTCCATTCGGGCAACTTCCATTGGGGCAACGAGAAAGGAAATGTTTTGCTTATAGATACAACCTGCCTCCCAGTTCACAAATTAAACTCATCACCTTATTATCTTTAACCGAACACCTTGAATACTAGAACGCGCTCCTTCACAAACTAATAGTAGGGAATACAGTACCCAaattttccatgtatatatacacgaggggcttctttcagtttccgtctaccaaatgtactcacaaggccttggtcagcctgaggctacagtagaagatacttttccaaggtgccactgaacccagaaccatgtggttggtaagcaagctacttaccccacagcctctcctgtgcatatatatgaaaactccactagaatggacgaaagcgctaatatatgatgtatgatatatgatgtataaaaacatgtaatatacaaatatctgtaaatataaaaccatccg is a genomic window of Octopus sinensis unplaced genomic scaffold, ASM634580v1 Contig18790, whole genome shotgun sequence containing:
- the LOC115231765 gene encoding sodium- and chloride-dependent GABA transporter 1, translating into MKCSREYDWSSFTSPVREYWEHRALQITGGITEVGGMRWELAATLLLTWVLCYFCIWRGVKWTGKVVYFTALFPYFLLFILLIRGLTLPGAIDGIKYYIYPDISRLQDSQVWVDAVTQIFFSYGLGVGSLIALGSYNNYHNNVYKDAIIISFLNSATSLFSGFVIFSVIGFMAYEQKQPVSKVAESGPGLAFLAYPSAVVQLPVSPLWAVLFFLMILFLGMDSQFCTMEGFFTALIDEFPEHLRPKREKFIAVVCFVSFLIGLTMVTQGGIYVFQIFEHYSASGICLLLFIFFECIAISWSYGINRFYDNMRDMIGYHPHFIWKITWVVTVPVICIGVFIFTLFKHVPVKYMTYEFPMWAHMIGVVMILSSILVIPGYAVYIFIVTPGNIRTRIKLLFRPDINIREGFNDNPPPYSSVSNPEPTPL